In candidate division KSB1 bacterium, one DNA window encodes the following:
- a CDS encoding lipoate--protein ligase family protein, whose translation MNNWRFLNTGAKNGFLNMAIDEVLATRTVPKDNWSIFRVYQWRPYAISLGYNQNPEDLDLEKCRQDHIDVVRRPTGGRAVLHAEEITYSIIVPKNSDFYSKEILITYNRINKGILQGLQLLGVKAELVEHATAEKKSRAKDSIPCFSRSAKFEIAYEGKKLVGSAQRRYENSILQHGSILVGTYHLRVADYIKGLKGARAERFRQALAEKTISISQILSAPVNYDRIVWALKTGFQQCFDIHFFEGQLTPQEYAEAQKLAKKYQNLGG comes from the coding sequence ATGAACAATTGGCGATTTCTCAATACTGGGGCCAAAAACGGCTTTTTGAACATGGCCATTGATGAAGTCCTGGCCACTCGAACGGTGCCGAAGGATAACTGGTCGATTTTCCGAGTCTATCAATGGCGACCGTATGCGATATCTTTGGGCTATAATCAAAATCCTGAGGATTTGGATTTAGAGAAATGCCGACAGGACCATATCGATGTGGTGCGGCGACCGACGGGCGGAAGGGCGGTTTTGCACGCTGAAGAGATCACGTACAGTATTATTGTGCCTAAAAATTCCGATTTCTATTCGAAAGAGATTTTGATCACTTATAATCGCATTAATAAAGGAATATTGCAGGGACTGCAGTTGCTTGGGGTCAAAGCGGAATTGGTGGAACATGCGACCGCTGAAAAGAAGAGTCGCGCGAAGGACTCCATTCCGTGTTTCTCGAGATCGGCCAAGTTTGAAATCGCATACGAGGGAAAAAAGCTGGTCGGCAGCGCTCAGCGTCGCTATGAAAATTCGATCCTGCAACATGGTTCAATCCTGGTTGGGACTTATCATTTGCGAGTGGCAGACTATATCAAAGGGCTAAAAGGGGCTCGGGCTGAACGCTTTCGTCAGGCATTAGCGGAAAAAACGATTTCGATCAGTCAAATTTTATCTGCCCCAGTTAATTACGATCGAATTGTTTGGGCACTGAAAACTGGCTTTCAACAATGTTTCGATATTCACTTCTTCGAGGGACAATTAACGCCTCAAGAATATGCTGAGGCCCA